Sequence from the Fusobacterium periodonticum 1_1_41FAA genome:
GATGAACATTCATGGCTTTTTAAACTTATAAAGGAAGCTAGATTCTTTAGATTTTCTAAAGGAAGATATTTATTTGTCGGCAGAGACAAAGAATCAAACATGAAAATTGCCGAATATAGGAAAGAAAAAAATCTAAAATTCTATATTCATAGTGCGGAAGTTCCAGGCCCTCACTTACTTGCTAATGTAGACTTGAGTGATGAAGAAATAGAATTTGCCAAAAATCTATTTTCTAGATATTCTAAAGTAAAAGGAAATGAAAAAATTAATTTAAATAATTCAGGAAATATAGAAACAGTAGATGTAGTTGACTTGAAAAAGCTAGATGAAGAAATAAAAAAATATCAGCAACTATAAAATAAAAAATGGGGCTTATGCCCCATATTTTTATTATTTTGTGTAGTCATAAAAACCTTTACCAGTTTTTTGTCCTAATTGTTTTCCACGAACCATTTTTCTTAATAAAGTATGAGCTCTATATTTGCTGTCTCCTGTTTCATGATATAAAACATCCATTATAGCAAGACATACATCTAATCCAATTAAGTCTCCTAAAGCTAGTGGTCCGATAGGGTGGTTTGCACCTAATTTCATTGCAGCATCTATTCCTTCTACACTTGCAATTCCTTCAGCATATATTCCAACAGCTTCATTAATCATAGGAACTAAAATTCTATTAACAACAAATCCTGGAGCTTCTTCAACTTGTACTGGAACTTTTCCAATATCTTCAGATATCTTTTTAATTTTTTCTACTATTTCAGTTGGAGTATGTAATCCAGCAATAATTTCAACAAGTTTCATTACAGGTGCTGGGTTAAAGAAGTGCATTCCTATCATAGGTCTCTTTAGTCCAGCTCCAATTTCTGTAATTGATAATGAAGAAGTATTTGTTGCAAATATAGCATCTGCTTTACAAATTTCATCTAATTCTTTAAATGTTTGTTTTTTAATTTCCATGTTTTCAATAGCCGCTTCAATTACTAAATCACAATCAGCACAAATTTCTTTTGTACCAGTTGTAATTCTTCCTAAAATAGCATCTGCTTCAGCTTGTTCCATTTTACCCTTAGCTATTCTTTTTTCAAAACCTTTTGCTATTTTATTTTTTCCATTTGCAGCAAATTCATTATTGATATCACAAAGTGCTACTGTGAATCCTTCTGTTTGTGCAAATGCTTGAGCAATACCTGCACCCATTGTTCCTGCTCCAATAATTCCTACTTTCATAATTCGACCTCCGTTTTACTTATTTTTATATTCTACACCTTTAATTTTTTCTAAGAATGCTTTCATTCCAACTTTTTGATCTTCTGTTGTAAAGCAACTTCCAAATAATTTTTCTTCTATTATTATTGCTCTATCCATATCAGTGTCAATTCCTTCATTTATAGCTTTTTTAGAAGCTCTAACTGCGAAAGGAGCATTTTTAGCAATTTTAGCAGCTAATTTTTTTGTTTCTTCCAATAATGTTTCTTGAGGATAAACATGGTTTACAAGTCCAACATTAAGAGCTTCATCAGCTTTAATAGCATTAGCTGTATAGATCATTTCTTTAGCTTTTCCTAAACCAATAAGTCTTGCTAATCTTTGAGTACCACCAAAACCTGGAGTTATTCCTAGACCAACTTCTGGTTGTCCGAATACTGCATTTTCAGAACAAACTCTAAAATCACAACTCATTGCTAGTTCACAACCTCCACCTAAAGCAAATCCATTGATAGCCGCGATAACTGGAAGAGGAAAAGTTTCTATTTTTCTAAATACTTCATTTCCTTTGTTACTAAATCTAGCTGCTTCAGTGTTGTTTAAATGAGACATTTCTGATATATCTGCCCCTGCAACAAAAGACTTAGTTCCTGCTCCTGTTAAAATTACAACTCTTGTTGTTTCTAAATTTATGTTAGCAAAAGTTGAATTTAATTCATTTAGTACTGCTGTGTTTAAAGCGTTCAATGCCTCTGGTCTTTCAATAGTTACAATCCCAATAAAATCTTCTTGTCTATAAGATACAACTGACATTTTACCACCTTCCTTTAATATAAAAATTATGTGTATTTTTTATACCTTTATAATAGCATAATTGAATACAAAAAGCAATAAAAAGCCTATTGATTTTATCAATAGACTATGCTATAATTATTCGCAGTTAAGAGATTTATATATTTCTCATAAAAAAAGGGAGTAGTTGTAAATAACAGTATCAACATCACGAAATTATTTTCTGGTACTGTGACCATTTTGGTAACAAGACTTTTGGTATGAATTATTTTTTCATATCAAAAGTTTTTTTAGTTTTAAAATATAGAAGAAGGAGACGATATGAAACATTTTACAAAGTCTAAAAAACATTTATTTGAAGAGTTTGAAACAAGCTCAACTGGTTTAATTGAAGAGGAAGTGCTTAAGAGAAGAA
This genomic interval carries:
- a CDS encoding 3-hydroxybutyryl-CoA dehydrogenase, whose translation is MKVGIIGAGTMGAGIAQAFAQTEGFTVALCDINNEFAANGKNKIAKGFEKRIAKGKMEQAEADAILGRITTGTKEICADCDLVIEAAIENMEIKKQTFKELDEICKADAIFATNTSSLSITEIGAGLKRPMIGMHFFNPAPVMKLVEIIAGLHTPTEIVEKIKKISEDIGKVPVQVEEAPGFVVNRILVPMINEAVGIYAEGIASVEGIDAAMKLGANHPIGPLALGDLIGLDVCLAIMDVLYHETGDSKYRAHTLLRKMVRGKQLGQKTGKGFYDYTK
- a CDS encoding enoyl-CoA hydratase-related protein, which translates into the protein MSVVSYRQEDFIGIVTIERPEALNALNTAVLNELNSTFANINLETTRVVILTGAGTKSFVAGADISEMSHLNNTEAARFSNKGNEVFRKIETFPLPVIAAINGFALGGGCELAMSCDFRVCSENAVFGQPEVGLGITPGFGGTQRLARLIGLGKAKEMIYTANAIKADEALNVGLVNHVYPQETLLEETKKLAAKIAKNAPFAVRASKKAINEGIDTDMDRAIIIEEKLFGSCFTTEDQKVGMKAFLEKIKGVEYKNK